A window from Micromonospora profundi encodes these proteins:
- a CDS encoding threonine ammonia-lyase has translation MPSTAGPVRADVEDAARWLSGRVIRTPVLRSPAIDLLAGSRVLLKAENLQTGGSYKMRGALRAVGRLAAAGHTGVIAQSTGNHAIAVALAARQHGLAATVVLPVDAAATKVDRAGAAGARVVFAGTGLDERVAMAYALRDQTGHPLVDAYDHADVIAGQGSASLELIEQAERAGTPLDALVVPVGGGGGVAGACLAAAGTGITVYGVEPVGCDSLARSLSAGERIPVPPAATIADGLRPSCVGELPFAILRNALRGVVRVDDEQIAAAFRLLLMELKVLVEPSGAAGLAGALRLREERAGGALGERTVGVVLTGGNVEAELAARLTAPRLAELTTVEGAAA, from the coding sequence ATGCCATCCACCGCTGGCCCCGTCCGGGCCGATGTCGAGGACGCCGCCCGCTGGCTCAGCGGCCGGGTGATCCGTACCCCGGTGCTGCGCTCCCCGGCGATCGACCTGCTGGCAGGTAGCCGAGTCCTGCTCAAGGCGGAGAATCTGCAGACCGGCGGCTCGTACAAGATGCGCGGCGCGCTGCGGGCCGTCGGCAGGCTCGCCGCCGCCGGCCACACCGGGGTGATCGCGCAGAGCACCGGCAACCACGCGATAGCTGTGGCGTTGGCGGCCCGCCAGCACGGGCTCGCGGCGACAGTGGTGCTGCCTGTCGACGCGGCGGCGACGAAGGTCGACCGGGCCGGTGCGGCGGGGGCGCGGGTCGTGTTCGCGGGCACCGGCCTCGACGAGCGGGTGGCGATGGCGTACGCGCTCCGCGACCAGACCGGCCACCCGCTCGTCGACGCGTACGACCACGCGGACGTGATCGCCGGGCAGGGCAGCGCCAGCCTGGAGCTGATCGAGCAGGCCGAACGCGCCGGCACCCCGCTCGACGCGCTTGTGGTGCCGGTCGGTGGCGGTGGCGGGGTGGCGGGTGCCTGCCTGGCCGCCGCCGGCACCGGCATCACTGTGTACGGCGTCGAGCCGGTCGGCTGTGACTCGCTGGCGCGCAGCCTGTCCGCAGGCGAGCGGATTCCGGTCCCGCCAGCCGCCACCATCGCCGACGGACTGCGGCCGTCCTGCGTGGGTGAGCTGCCGTTCGCGATCCTGCGGAACGCCCTGCGCGGTGTCGTCCGTGTCGACGACGAGCAGATCGCCGCCGCGTTCCGGCTGCTGCTGATGGAGCTGAAGGTGCTCGTCGAGCCGTCCGGGGCGGCGGGCCTGGCCGGCGCGCTCCGGCTGCGGGAAGAGCGGGCCGGCGGCGCGCTCGGGGAGCGGACGGTAGGCGTGGTGCTGACCGGCGGAAACGTGGAGGCGGAGCTGGCGGCCCGGTTGACGGCGCCCAGGCTCGCGGAGTTGACGACTGTGGAAGGAGCGGCGGCATGA
- a CDS encoding D-alanine--D-alanine ligase family protein, which yields MSAPIRIGILFGGPSAEHEVSCASALGVVRALAGGGYRTVAIGITRSGGFRLLPDAQLAELRDRPAAERAIDDRLTVTGPAVELRSGPRPGTVQVCAGNAPGAVHAELDVLFPVLHGPFGEDGVVQGLLEQLDVPYVGCGILASAVGMNKVAMKRALRAEEIPVTPYVAFDAHTWRETADPEKLVLGLRRPLFVKPASMGSSIGISRVGEGDDLAAAVEEALRHDKHVIVEQGVTGRELECAVLGGWRPEASAVGEVRVAGGWFDYQQKYFGDSDPMIVPAVLPDEVTERIRELSLRAFAAIGGWGLARVDFLYDETTGELYVNELNTMPGFTAHSMYPKVWAATGVGYREVVERLVALARTRHAERPATTGSVR from the coding sequence ATGAGTGCCCCGATTCGGATCGGAATCCTGTTCGGTGGCCCGTCGGCGGAGCACGAGGTCTCCTGCGCCTCGGCGCTTGGTGTGGTCCGGGCGCTGGCCGGCGGCGGATACCGTACGGTCGCCATCGGCATCACCCGCAGCGGGGGATTCCGCCTGCTGCCCGACGCGCAGCTCGCCGAGTTGCGGGACCGGCCCGCCGCCGAGCGGGCCATCGACGACCGGTTGACAGTGACCGGGCCGGCTGTCGAGCTGCGGTCCGGCCCCCGCCCGGGGACCGTGCAGGTGTGCGCCGGCAACGCCCCCGGCGCGGTGCACGCGGAACTCGACGTGCTCTTCCCCGTCCTGCACGGCCCGTTCGGCGAGGACGGCGTGGTGCAGGGGCTGCTGGAGCAACTGGACGTGCCGTACGTCGGGTGCGGCATCCTCGCCTCCGCCGTAGGCATGAACAAGGTGGCGATGAAGCGGGCTCTGCGGGCCGAGGAAATCCCCGTCACCCCGTACGTCGCCTTCGACGCGCACACCTGGCGGGAGACCGCCGACCCGGAGAAGCTCGTGCTCGGGCTGCGCCGACCCCTGTTCGTCAAGCCCGCAAGCATGGGTTCGTCGATCGGCATCTCCCGGGTCGGCGAGGGCGACGACCTGGCCGCCGCTGTGGAGGAGGCGTTGCGGCACGACAAGCACGTCATCGTCGAGCAGGGGGTCACCGGCCGCGAGTTGGAGTGCGCGGTGCTCGGCGGCTGGCGGCCGGAGGCATCGGCGGTGGGCGAGGTGCGCGTGGCCGGCGGATGGTTCGACTACCAGCAGAAGTACTTCGGCGACAGCGACCCGATGATCGTCCCGGCGGTGCTGCCCGACGAGGTGACCGAGCGAATCCGCGAGTTGTCGCTGCGCGCGTTCGCCGCGATCGGCGGGTGGGGTCTGGCCCGGGTTGACTTCCTCTACGACGAGACGACCGGCGAGCTGTACGTCAACGAGCTCAACACCATGCCCGGCTTCACCGCGCACTCCATGTACCCGAAGGTGTGGGCGGCGACCGGCGTCGGCTACCGCGAGGTCGTGGAGCGGTTGGTGGCGTTGGCGCGTACCCGACATGCGGAACGCCCCGCGACCACCGGGAGTGTCCGATGA
- the gabT gene encoding 4-aminobutyrate--2-oxoglutarate transaminase codes for MTSSEDLHKRRGSAVARGVGSVIPSYVDHAAGGTFTDVDGREWIDFAAGIAVTSVGNAAPKVVEAVRAQVERFTHTCFMVAPYESYVTVCEQLNALTPGGFEKRSALFNSGAEAVENAVKIARHATGRPAVVVFDHAYHGRTNLTMALTAKNMPYKHRFGPFAGEIYRVPMSYPLRDGGLSGTEAAARALEMVEKQVGAENVAALLIEPIQGEGGFVVPAPGFLPALRAWATAAGVVFVADEIQTGFCRTGDWFACEHEGVEPDLVTLAKGIAGGLPLAAVTGRAELMDAVHVGGLGGTYGGNPIACAAALATIDTMHELDLAGAARRIESVLVPRLRAIAERDPRIAEVRGRGAMLAIELVQPGTLTPDPVATAAISAACHAAGLLTLTCGTYGNVLRFLPPLVISDDHLVRAADILDAAFT; via the coding sequence ATGACATCCTCCGAGGATCTGCACAAGCGGCGCGGCAGTGCCGTCGCGCGGGGCGTCGGCAGCGTCATTCCGTCCTACGTGGACCACGCGGCGGGCGGGACGTTCACCGACGTCGACGGGCGGGAGTGGATCGACTTCGCCGCCGGCATCGCTGTGACGAGCGTCGGCAACGCCGCACCGAAGGTCGTCGAGGCGGTCCGAGCGCAGGTCGAGCGGTTCACCCACACCTGCTTCATGGTCGCGCCGTACGAGTCGTACGTGACGGTGTGCGAGCAGCTCAACGCGTTGACGCCGGGCGGCTTCGAGAAACGTTCGGCGCTGTTCAACTCCGGTGCCGAGGCTGTGGAGAACGCCGTCAAGATCGCACGGCACGCCACCGGGCGGCCGGCGGTGGTGGTGTTCGACCACGCGTACCACGGCCGGACCAACCTGACCATGGCGTTGACCGCGAAGAACATGCCGTACAAGCACCGGTTCGGGCCGTTCGCCGGGGAGATCTACCGGGTGCCGATGTCGTACCCCCTGCGCGACGGCGGGCTCTCCGGGACCGAGGCGGCGGCGCGGGCCCTCGAGATGGTCGAGAAGCAGGTCGGGGCCGAGAACGTCGCCGCGCTGCTGATCGAGCCCATCCAAGGTGAGGGTGGTTTCGTGGTGCCCGCGCCCGGTTTCCTGCCGGCGCTACGCGCCTGGGCCACGGCCGCCGGTGTGGTGTTCGTGGCCGACGAGATCCAGACCGGCTTCTGCCGGACGGGCGACTGGTTCGCCTGCGAACACGAGGGCGTCGAGCCCGACCTCGTCACGCTGGCCAAGGGCATCGCCGGTGGCCTGCCGCTGGCCGCCGTGACCGGCCGGGCCGAGCTGATGGACGCGGTGCACGTCGGTGGGCTCGGCGGCACGTACGGCGGCAACCCGATCGCCTGCGCCGCCGCGCTGGCCACCATCGACACCATGCACGAGCTGGACCTGGCCGGCGCCGCCCGCCGGATCGAGTCGGTGCTGGTCCCCCGGTTACGGGCCATCGCCGAGCGGGATCCCCGCATCGCCGAGGTACGCGGGCGGGGCGCGATGCTCGCCATCGAGCTGGTCCAACCGGGCACGCTCACCCCCGACCCGGTCGCCACGGCGGCGATCTCGGCCGCCTGCCACGCCGCCGGCCTGCTCACCCTGACCTGCGGCACGTACGGCAACGTGCTGCGCTTTCTGCCCCCACTGGTGATCTCCGACGATCACCTCGTCCGGGCAGCCGACATCCTCGACGCAGCGTTTACCTGA
- a CDS encoding SUKH-3 domain-containing protein: MIDRQQAEQLAATWARRDSQRLGHECTAMVDEFDLGYVITSVVPTEARTIPGDLPATVIDKQTGTVTTWPRVPSDVVAEMYRRSQPTGTVAPRTVDPSSLLAREIHRIPAPNTVAHLTVDGRIWTAQGVKGDVPLNHHPLIRTYLDAQPPGELVRGAEAHAELIVVSDVLHEYDHRRAAEGIAPMGRGEAAALLGGARFEIFRIREPGDPAGGPADRPCDSCLAFLVRANVLPDSARGYIETWLAPAAPDPDPGRFPPEVANALVAAGWRPHIGDQIMAAAAVRDITAVSGQVHRHEVFPAAVEAITTFPSLVGARRGRGEQVWISRFDIRPHTMAHTADTLADFGRVLGVRLFPLGTEQQDSILAVDERGRVFALDQAGEWFLGDTVDAAFTTLLLGRAPARVRDDGTWQAD; the protein is encoded by the coding sequence TCGGCCACGAGTGCACGGCAATGGTCGACGAGTTCGACCTCGGCTACGTCATCACGTCAGTCGTGCCCACCGAGGCGCGTACGATCCCCGGCGACCTGCCGGCGACAGTCATCGACAAGCAGACCGGCACTGTCACCACCTGGCCCCGGGTGCCGAGCGATGTGGTGGCGGAGATGTACCGCCGCAGCCAACCCACCGGCACTGTCGCTCCCCGCACTGTCGACCCGTCGAGCCTGCTGGCCAGGGAGATTCATCGGATCCCCGCCCCGAACACAGTGGCGCACCTGACCGTCGATGGTCGCATCTGGACGGCCCAGGGCGTCAAGGGCGACGTACCGCTGAACCATCACCCGCTGATCCGCACCTATCTGGACGCCCAGCCTCCCGGCGAGCTTGTCCGTGGCGCCGAGGCACATGCCGAGCTGATCGTGGTCTCCGACGTCCTGCACGAGTACGACCACCGACGAGCCGCCGAGGGCATCGCGCCGATGGGTCGTGGCGAGGCGGCAGCACTGCTCGGCGGCGCGCGGTTCGAGATCTTCCGGATCCGTGAACCGGGCGACCCGGCTGGTGGCCCCGCCGACCGGCCCTGCGATTCGTGCCTCGCCTTCCTGGTGCGCGCGAACGTGTTGCCGGATTCGGCACGGGGTTACATCGAAACCTGGCTGGCACCGGCGGCACCGGACCCTGATCCGGGGCGTTTCCCGCCGGAGGTCGCCAACGCGCTCGTCGCCGCCGGGTGGCGACCGCACATCGGGGACCAGATCATGGCTGCCGCCGCCGTCCGGGACATCACCGCCGTGTCGGGGCAGGTCCATCGACACGAGGTCTTTCCCGCCGCCGTGGAGGCGATCACCACGTTTCCCAGCCTCGTCGGCGCTCGCCGCGGCCGGGGCGAGCAGGTGTGGATCTCCCGCTTCGACATCCGTCCGCACACCATGGCGCACACCGCCGACACCCTCGCCGACTTCGGCAGGGTGCTCGGCGTACGACTGTTTCCGCTCGGCACCGAGCAGCAGGACAGCATCCTGGCGGTCGACGAGCGCGGCCGGGTCTTCGCGCTGGACCAGGCAGGCGAGTGGTTTCTCGGCGACACCGTCGACGCCGCGTTCACCACACTGCTGCTCGGCCGCGCGCCTGCCCGGGTCCGCGACGACGGCACCTGGCAGGCCGACTGA
- a CDS encoding gamma-aminobutyraldehyde dehydrogenase: MSDQQQLRNFVNGSYVEPADGGYADLIDPCTGEVFAQAPVSGAADVDAAMTAAATAFESWREVTPAERQRAMLKLADAVEARAAELVDAEVRNTGKPRQLTADEELPPAVDQFRFFAGAARLLEGRSAGEYLAGHTSYVRREPIGVCAQVTPWNYPLMMAVWKIAPALAAGNTVVLKPSDTTPVSTLLLAEIAAEFFPPGVFNVVCGDRDTGRTLVSHPTPQLVSITGSTRAGMEVAAAAAPDLKRTHLELGGKAPVVIFDDADVAAAAEAIAMGGYFNAGQDCTAATRVLAGPGIHDDFVAALAEQARNTRTGAPDDADVLYGPLNNANQLARVSGFVDRLPDHAAIQTGGSQQGERGYFYAPTVVSGLRQADEIIQDEVFGPVITVQRFTDEDEAVRWANGVDYGLSASVWTRDHGRAMRMTRRLDFGCVWVNTHIPFVSEMPHGGFKHSGHGKDLSVYSLEDYTRIKHVMHNIEG, encoded by the coding sequence ATGAGTGACCAGCAGCAGCTGCGCAACTTCGTCAACGGCTCCTACGTCGAACCGGCCGACGGCGGGTACGCCGACCTGATCGACCCGTGTACCGGTGAGGTGTTCGCCCAGGCGCCCGTCTCCGGCGCCGCCGACGTGGACGCGGCGATGACCGCCGCCGCCACCGCCTTCGAGAGCTGGCGGGAGGTCACCCCTGCCGAGCGGCAGCGGGCGATGCTCAAGCTCGCCGACGCCGTGGAGGCCCGCGCGGCCGAACTGGTCGACGCGGAGGTCCGCAACACCGGCAAGCCGCGCCAGCTCACCGCCGACGAGGAACTGCCGCCCGCTGTGGACCAGTTCCGCTTCTTCGCCGGGGCGGCCCGACTGTTGGAGGGCCGGTCGGCCGGCGAGTACCTGGCGGGGCACACCTCGTACGTGCGGCGCGAGCCGATCGGCGTGTGCGCCCAGGTCACGCCCTGGAACTACCCGCTGATGATGGCGGTCTGGAAGATCGCCCCGGCGCTCGCCGCCGGCAACACTGTGGTCCTCAAGCCATCGGACACCACGCCGGTGTCGACGCTGCTGCTCGCCGAGATCGCCGCCGAGTTCTTCCCGCCGGGGGTGTTCAACGTGGTCTGCGGCGATCGAGACACCGGTCGTACTCTCGTGTCGCACCCGACCCCGCAGCTGGTGTCGATCACCGGCTCGACCCGCGCGGGCATGGAGGTCGCCGCCGCGGCGGCACCCGACCTGAAGCGCACCCACCTGGAGCTGGGCGGCAAGGCCCCGGTGGTGATCTTCGACGACGCCGATGTGGCGGCGGCGGCCGAGGCCATCGCGATGGGCGGCTACTTCAACGCGGGGCAGGACTGCACGGCGGCGACCCGGGTGCTGGCCGGGCCGGGCATCCACGACGACTTCGTGGCAGCGCTCGCCGAGCAGGCCCGCAACACCAGGACGGGCGCCCCGGACGACGCCGACGTGCTCTACGGCCCGCTGAACAACGCCAACCAGCTCGCCCGCGTCAGCGGCTTCGTCGACCGGCTGCCGGACCACGCGGCGATCCAGACCGGCGGGTCCCAGCAGGGCGAGCGCGGCTACTTCTACGCGCCGACAGTCGTCTCCGGGTTGCGCCAGGCCGACGAGATCATCCAGGACGAGGTGTTCGGGCCGGTCATCACCGTGCAGCGCTTCACCGACGAGGACGAGGCGGTGCGCTGGGCGAACGGCGTCGACTACGGCCTGTCCGCGTCGGTGTGGACGCGGGACCACGGCCGGGCGATGCGGATGACCCGACGGCTGGACTTCGGCTGCGTCTGGGTGAACACGCACATCCCGTTCGTCTCGGAGATGCCGCACGGCGGCTTCAAGCACTCCGGGCACGGCAAGGACCTCTCGGTCTACAGCCTGGAGGACTACACCCGGATCAAGCACGTCATGCACAACATCGAGGGCTGA
- a CDS encoding M15 family metallopeptidase, with amino-acid sequence MILLSDPRVAAVPGADDGEPLVDLREFPELRLDGRAADDTGAYAHLRAGVADRLLAAQRALPAGVRLLVIEGYRPYRAQLSIFTGYRDELRRRHPDWPAQRLYRETSKFVSPVEVAPHTTGGAVDLTLCTVDGVELDLGTAVDATPEDSADACFTDAPAIGANARRHRQLIVDALGGAGLVNYPTEWWHWSYGDRYWALMTGAPQTRYGPVDLAVAATAER; translated from the coding sequence ATGATCCTGCTCTCCGACCCCCGGGTGGCGGCGGTGCCCGGCGCCGACGACGGCGAGCCCCTGGTGGACCTGCGCGAGTTTCCGGAGCTGCGGCTGGACGGGCGTGCGGCCGACGACACCGGGGCGTACGCCCACCTGCGCGCGGGTGTCGCGGACCGGTTGCTGGCCGCGCAGCGTGCCTTGCCCGCCGGGGTACGCCTGCTCGTCATCGAGGGCTACCGGCCGTATCGGGCGCAGTTGTCCATCTTCACCGGTTACCGCGACGAGCTGCGGCGACGGCATCCGGACTGGCCGGCGCAGCGGCTGTACCGGGAGACCAGCAAGTTCGTCTCGCCGGTCGAGGTGGCCCCGCACACGACTGGCGGCGCGGTGGACCTGACCCTGTGCACAGTCGACGGCGTGGAGCTGGATCTCGGTACGGCCGTCGACGCCACCCCGGAGGACAGCGCCGACGCCTGCTTCACCGACGCACCCGCCATCGGGGCCAACGCCCGCCGACATCGGCAGCTCATTGTGGACGCGCTCGGAGGTGCCGGGCTGGTGAACTACCCGACCGAGTGGTGGCACTGGTCGTACGGGGACCGTTACTGGGCGCTGATGACCGGGGCGCCGCAGACCCGGTACGGGCCGGTGGACCTTGCCGTCGCGGCGACTGCTGAACGGTAG